Genomic DNA from Nocardioides aquaticus:
CGATCAGCACCAGCAGCACGGTGATCTCGACGTTGTCCCGGTCGCGGATGGTCAGGCTGTAGAAGGGCCGGGTCAGGAAGTAGTCGAACCAGACGCCGCAGGACACCGCGGCGACGAGGCCGGCCGCCCGGTCCCCGGCGGCGGCCACGGCGACCACGGCGGCCACCAGGACGAGGCAGGCGGACGTCGGGGGGACCGCGTCCCGCACGCCCGCCAGCGCTCCGGCCACCACGACCGGGACCACCGCCGCGACCAGCACCAGCACGGCCCGCGACGGCGGGCGGACGCCGTCCGGGAACCACCGTCGGCCGGTCATGACGGGACTGTCGTGGTCGAGGTCATCCTCCGACGCTAGGACGGTCCGGGCCGCCTGCGGCCGGTCCTCACGCTTCCTTGACGCTCGGTGGCCCGACCTTGATCCCGCCTTGACGCCCGGCCGCGCCGTGGCCCGGGTCACACCGTCGCGCGGATCGCGTCAAGGAACGGCCCGCGACCGTCAAGGAAGCGTCAAGAGGGTGCGGTCACGACCTCCGGCCGGACTACGAATGACCCGTGACCGACCTCCTCTACCTCTCCCTCACCGTCGGGGCCTTCCTCGCGCTCGCCCTCCTGACCCGCGTCCTCGACCGGTGAGCGAGCTCGCCCCGGCCCTGGGCCAGATCGCGGTGCTGGTCGCCGCGCTGGCGGTGACCGTCCCGTTCCTGGGCCGCTACCTCGCCCACGTCTACACCGCGCCGCGGCACCTCGCCGTCGAGCGCGTGACCTACCGCGTCCTGCGCGTCGACCCCGACGCCGACCAGCACTGGCGCAGCTACGCGATGTCGGTGCTCGGCTTCTCGCTGGTCGGGGTGCTGTTCCTCTACGCGTTCGGGCGGCTCCAGCAGCACCTGCCGCTCAGCCTGGGCTTCGCGGCGCTCCCAGCCGACGGGGCCTGGAACACCTCGGTCAGCTTCGTGACCAACACCAACTGGCAGTGGTACTCCGGCGAGGCCGCCCTGGGCCACCTGATGCAGATGTCCGGCCTGACGGTGCAGAACTTCGTCTCCGCCGGCGTCGGGATGTGCGTGGCCGCCGCCTTCGCCCGTGGCCTGGCCCGCGCCGGCGGCGACGCGCGCGTCGGGAACTTCTTCGCCGACCTCGTCCGCACCGTGCTGCGTGTCCTGCTGCCGGTCGCCGCGGTCGCCGCGCTCCTGCTCGTCCTGCTCGGCGCCGTCCAGAACCTGGCGTCCAACGCCGACATGGACACCCTCGGCGGCGCGACCCAGGTGCTCACCGGTGGCCCCGTGGCCAGCCAGGAGGCGATCAAGGAGCTCGGCACCAACGGCGGCGGGTTCTACAACGTCAACTCCGCGCACCCCTTCGAGAACCCGACCCCGCTGTCCAACATCCTCGAGATCTACCTCCTGCTGCTGATCCCCTTCGCGATGGCGTGGGCCTTCGGGCTCATCGTCCGGGACCGCCGCCAGGGCGTCGCGGTGCTGACCGTCATGGGCCTGCTGCTCAGCCTGGGCGTCGGCCTGCTGACCTGGGCCGAGATGGCCGGGCCCGGCACGGCGCCCCAGCTGGCCGGCGCCGCGATGGAGCGCAAGGAGACCCGCTTCGGCGAGGCCGGCTCGGCGCTCTTCGGCGCGGCCACGACCGGCACCTCGACCGGGGCGGTGAACTCCATGCACGACTCGCTGACCGCCCCCGGCGGGGGAGTGACCCTGTTCTCGATGATGCTCGGCGAGATCGCGCCGGGCGGCGTCGGCAGCGGGCTGTACGGCATGCTCGTGCTGGCCATCCTGACGGTGTTCCTGTGCGGCCTGATGGTCGGCCGGACGCCGGAGTACCTCGGCAAGAAGATCGGGCAGCGCGAGATCGTCCTGGTCGCCGCCTACGTGCTGGCCACGCCCGTGCTGCTGCTGACCGGGATCGCGGTCGCGATCACCGCCGGCGGCGGGCTGGCCGGGCTCCAGGAGTCCGGGCCGCACGGCCTCTCGGAGGCGCTCTACGCGGTCACCTCGGCGGCCAACAACAACGGCAGCGCGTTCGGGGGCCTGACCTCGGGCACGCCGTTCTGGAACACCCTGCTCGGCGTGCTGATGCTCTTCGGCCGGTTTCTGCCGATGCTGCTCGTCCTGGCCCTGGCGGGCCGGTTCGCCCAGCAGAAGCAGCTCCCGCCGAGCGCCGGCACGCTGCCCACCCACCGGCCGCTCTTCGTGGCCCTCCTCACCGGCGTCGCCCTGGTCGTGGTCGGTCTGACCTACGTCCCCGTCCTCGCCCTCGGTCCGATCGCGGAGTCCCTCTCATGAGCACTGACGTACGCCCCCCCGCCCCCGCGCGCAGCAGCATGCTGACCCCCGCCCAGCTGCGCGAGGCCGTCCCGGGCGCCCTGCGCAAGCTGGACCCCCGGGCCCTCGTGGCCACCCCCGTGATGCTCGTCGTCGAGGCCGGGGCGGTGCTCACCACGGTGCTGTCCGTGCTGGACCCCAGCGTCCTGGGCTGGTCGGTCACGGTGTGGCTCTGGCTCACGGTGCTCTTCGGCAACCTCGCCGAGTCCGTCGCCGAGGGCCGCGGCAAGGCGCAGGCCGCCAGCCTGCGCGCGCTGCAGGAGGAGACCACCGCACGCCGCCGGGGCCCCGACGGCTCCACCGAGGAGGTCCCCTCCACGGTGCTGCGCACCGGCGACCTGGTCGTCGTCGAGGCCGGCGAGCGGATCCCCGGTGACGGCGACGTCGTCGAGGGCGTCGCCTCGGTCGACGAGTCGGCCGTGACCGGCGAGTCGGCCCCGGTGATCCGGGAGTCCGGCGGCGACCGGTCCGCGGTCACCGGCGGCACGATCGTGCTCTCGGACCGGATCGTCGTACGCATCACTTCCGACCCGGGCCAGTCCTTCGTGGACCGGATGATCGCGATGGTGGAGGGCTCCCAGCGCCAGCGGACCCCCAACGAGATCGCGCTCGGCGTGCTCCTCTCCGCGCTGACCATCGTGTTCGTGGCCGTCGTGGGGTCGCTCTACTTCGTCGCCGACTACAGCGACGCCGGGCAGTCCGTGCTGGTCCTGACGGCCCTGCTGGTCTGCCTCATCCCGACCACCATCGGGGCGCTGCTCTCCGCGATCGGCATCGCCGGCATGGACCGCCTCGTGCGGCGCAACGTCCTGGCGATGTCCGGGCGGGCCGTCGAGGCCGCCGGCGACGTCGACGTCCTGCTGCTCGACAAGACCGGCACCATCACCTACGGCAACCGCCAGGCCTCCGAGGTGCTCACGCTGACCGGGGTGCCGCGCGAGGAGCTGCTCGACGCCGCCCTGCTGTCGTCCCTGGCCGACGAGACCCCGGAGGGCCGCAGCATCGTGGCCCTGATCGGGGAGGGTCGCGACGTGCCGGCGGGCGCCACGTTGGTCGAGTTCTCCGCGACGACCCGGATGAGCGGCCTCGACGCCGAGGGCCGCCGGGTCCGCAAGGGCGCCGCCTCCTCGGCCGTGCAGTGGGTCCGCGACTCCGGGGGGCAGACGTCCGCCGAGGTCGACGACCTCGTCGGCCGGGTGAGCGCCTCCGGCGGCACCCCGCTGGTCGTCGCCGAGCAGCGGGGGACCGACCCGGCCCGGCTGCTCGGGGTCATCCACCTCAAGGACGTCGTGAAGGACGGCATCAAGGAGCGCTTCGAGGAGCTGCGGGCGATGGGCATCCGCACGGTGATGATCACCGGCGACAACGCCGTGACCGCGCAGGCGATCGCCGAGGAGGCCGGGGTCGACGACTTCCTGGCCGAGGCCACCCCCGAGGACAAGATGGCCCTGATCCGTAAGGAGCAGGCCGGGGGCCGGATGGTCGCGATGTGCGGCGACGGCACCAACGACGCCCCCGCGCTGGCCCAGGCCGACGTCGGCGTCGCGATGAACACGGGGACCTCGGCGGCCAAGGAGGCCGGCAACATGGTCGACCTCGACTCCGACCCCACCAAGCTCATCGACGTCGTCGAGATCGGCAAGCAGCTGCTCATCACCCGCGGCGCGCTGACGACCTTCTCGGTGGCCAACGACGTGGCCAAGTACTTCGCGATCCTGCCGGCGATGTTCGTCGTCGCCTTCCCCGGTCTCGACGTCCTCAACGTGATGCGGCTGTCCTCGCCGGGCTCGGCGATCCTCTCCGCGGTCGTCTTCAACGCCCTGATCATCGTGGCGCTGATCCCGCTCGCGCTCCGCGGCGTGGCCTACCGGCCGGCCGCGGCCTCCGACCTGCTGCGCCGCAACCTGCTCGTGTACGGCCTCGGGGGCTCGTCGCGCCCTTCGTGGGCATCAAGCTCCTCGACCTCGTCATCTCCCTCCTCCCAGGACTGTGATCCGACCATGCTGAAAGACGTCTACGCCCTCTTCCGCCAGAGCCTCGCCGGGCTCCGGCTCCTCCTGGCCGCCACCGTGCTCGTCGGGGTGGCCTACCCGCTGGCGGTGACCGGGGTCGCCGCGGTCGCCCTGCCCTGGCAGGCCCGCGGGTCCCTGGTCACCGCCGACGGTGAGCGCACCACCGACCCGGCGGAGGCCGTCGGCTCCGCGCTGGTCGGCCAGGCCGTGGTCGGTCTGGCCGACGGCACCCCGCTGTTCCACCCGCGGCCCTCGGCCGCGGGCGACGGCTGGGACATGCTGTCGACCTACGGCTCGAACTACGGCCCGGAGAGCCCGGAGCTGGTCGCTGCGATCACCGAGCGGCAGGCCGAGGTCGCCGAGCGCGAGGGGGTCGCCCCCGGCGACGTGCCGGCGGACGCGGTCACGGCCTCGGCGTCGGGCCTCGACGCCGACATCTCGCCGGAGTACGCCGCGCTCCAGGTCCCGCGGGTGGCCGCGGCCACCGGCCTGTCGGAGGAGGAGGTCCGTGACCTGGTCGCCGAGCACACCTCGGGCCGGACCGCCGGGGTGCTCGGCGAGCCCCGGGTCAACGTGCTGCTCCTCAACCTGGCCGTGCGTGGCCTCGCGGGCTGAGCCCCGCGCCGGCCGGGGACGGGCGCGGGATACTGGGGTGGTGAACGAGGAGCACCGCGGCCGCCTGACCGTCTACCTCGGTGCCGCGCCGGGCGTGGGGAAGACCTACGCCATGCTCGGGGAGGCCCGCCGGCGACGGGACCGGGGCACCGACGTGGTGATCGGCTACGTCGAGACCCACGGTCGGGAGCAGACCGCCTCCCAGGTCGAGGGCCTCGAGGTCGTCCCGCGGGCGGTGGCGACGTACCGCGGGACCACCTTCACCGAGATGGACACCGACGCGGTGATCGCCCGGGCGCCGGCCGTGGTCCTCGTCGACGAGCTCGCGCACACCAACGTCCCCGGCAGCCGCCACGAGAAGCGCGCCCAGGACGTGGAGGCGATCCGGGCCGCGGGCATCGACGTGATCACGACCGTCAACATCCAGCACCTCGAGTCGCTCAACGACGAGGTCGAGCGGATCACCGGCGTCCGGCAGCGCGAGACCGTCCCGGACGAGGTGGTCCGCACCGCCGACCAGATCCAGCTGGTCGACATGGCCCCCGACGCCCTGCGCCGACGGATGGCGCACGGCAACGTCTACAAGGCCGAGAACATCGACGCCTCGCTGACCTCCTACTTCCGGGTCGGCAACCTGACCGCGCTGCGCGAGCTGGCGCTGCTCTGGCTGGCCGACCGGGTCGACGACGCGCTGAGCGACTACCGCCGGGCGCACTCGATCTCCCGCACCTGGCCGACCAAGGAGCGGATCGTGGTCGCGGTGACCGGCGGCGCGGAGAGCGAGACGCTGATCCGCCGAGGCGCCCGGCTCGCGCAGCGGGCGGCCGGCTCGGAGCTGGTCGCGGTGCACGTCATCGCCACCGACGGCATCGCCACCGTCGAGGACCGCCGGATCGCCCGCGCCCAGCAGCTGGTCGCCTCCCTGGGCGGCACCTTCCACTCGGTGGTCGGCGAGGACGTCTCGCAGGCGGTGGTCG
This window encodes:
- the kdpA gene encoding potassium-transporting ATPase subunit KdpA encodes the protein MSELAPALGQIAVLVAALAVTVPFLGRYLAHVYTAPRHLAVERVTYRVLRVDPDADQHWRSYAMSVLGFSLVGVLFLYAFGRLQQHLPLSLGFAALPADGAWNTSVSFVTNTNWQWYSGEAALGHLMQMSGLTVQNFVSAGVGMCVAAAFARGLARAGGDARVGNFFADLVRTVLRVLLPVAAVAALLLVLLGAVQNLASNADMDTLGGATQVLTGGPVASQEAIKELGTNGGGFYNVNSAHPFENPTPLSNILEIYLLLLIPFAMAWAFGLIVRDRRQGVAVLTVMGLLLSLGVGLLTWAEMAGPGTAPQLAGAAMERKETRFGEAGSALFGAATTGTSTGAVNSMHDSLTAPGGGVTLFSMMLGEIAPGGVGSGLYGMLVLAILTVFLCGLMVGRTPEYLGKKIGQREIVLVAAYVLATPVLLLTGIAVAITAGGGLAGLQESGPHGLSEALYAVTSAANNNGSAFGGLTSGTPFWNTLLGVLMLFGRFLPMLLVLALAGRFAQQKQLPPSAGTLPTHRPLFVALLTGVALVVVGLTYVPVLALGPIAESLS
- the kdpC gene encoding K(+)-transporting ATPase subunit C yields the protein MLKDVYALFRQSLAGLRLLLAATVLVGVAYPLAVTGVAAVALPWQARGSLVTADGERTTDPAEAVGSALVGQAVVGLADGTPLFHPRPSAAGDGWDMLSTYGSNYGPESPELVAAITERQAEVAEREGVAPGDVPADAVTASASGLDADISPEYAALQVPRVAAATGLSEEEVRDLVAEHTSGRTAGVLGEPRVNVLLLNLAVRGLAG